The sequence CATATGAACGTTAAACATAAGAGCAACATACATAATGGACAACagtaatagaaatagaaaaaggaaattaaaaatcaaacaaaaataaaaagataaaaaataatttgagaaagtAATAGATACAGAAGACAGGTGCTAATATACAACATACATTAACAGCAGTCCCTAAACAAGGCAATCaaagaaataatgtaattaaaacaattaattatattaatagaattaaagagaatatgttcatatccactgatttaaaaaatggaaacatttaaacaaacatttatgttttttaaaaaccccCAAAACTAGGAAAACCTccttaataaaaatagtaaactaAAAAATCAGCACCTAATGGGGAAACACTAGAGTAACAGTTCTAAATGTGTGGCCCATGGACCTTTTCAAGGGTCTGTgagatcaaaactattttcatggtAAAACTAAGACAGGAGATCAGCAGGACTTGTGTTCCCAGCACCTGACTCAGCAAAGAAACCAGcgaaaaccaagatggtgactaGAGCAACCTCTAGTTGCCCTcattgctcattatatgctaattataatgcatttccatgctaaaagacactcccaccagtggcttgacagtttacaaatgccatggcaacccCTAGAAGTTACCTTATATGGTTTAAAAGGGGAGGAATCCTTGGTTCCAGGAACTCCCCAGCTCTTTTCCAGAAAAGTCATGAATAACCTACCCCTTCCATAGCATATAGTCAAGGAATAGCCATATATACTGCTAGCCAGCAATCCacagggctgctgctgctgtctgtTGTTCGAATAAACTTGCTTTGGCTTTGCTCTGTTGGTTCACGCATGAATTATTTCCTGCGTGAAACCAAGAACCTTCCTGGGCTGATCCCCAATTTCTGGGTTTGCCTGCATCAAAACCAAGACATTATGCATCATTTCCCCTTTTCACAATGTCAATAGTTGCACTGATGGTGCAAAGCAGTGGTGAGCAAAACTCCTGTTGCCCTAGCACAAATCAAGGCAGGGCACCAAACTATACTGGTAGGCATTTTAGTCTTCATCATACATGCTCATAATGGGGGTCAGAGGAAGCCATTTTTACTTAAGAATGTCCTTGATGAAGTAGcaaaaaatattaattgtattaaGTCTTGCTCTTAAGAGTACATGACTTTAATAATATTGGTGAAGAAATGGGAAGTTGTGTACACATAAAGCTCTTGCTGCACCCCAAAGTAGAAAGAGTGCCTCCAGGAAAAGCATTTGTGTAATTGAGTTGCAGAGTCAAATGGTGCATTTTTCATGAAACATCATTTTTACTGGAAAGAAAAACTGGCAAACTATAGTTATTGAGACTTGAATATTTGGcagatattttctcaaaaatgaataaagtgagcaacacttcaaggaaaacaactgtattttttgacatgataaaatttgagcattcaaggaaaaattagaattttataaaacatgTGTCCATCACTCTGAGCTTGACAGCTTCCCAATACTTAGATTTGTTTGATGAGATCAGTggtgatgttttaaaatgtaattttttgcaTAATGTATAATCAAATGCATCAACATTTGCATGATCTGCATAActcagtgaaccaatatttttcaaatgacaaATTCATGGTGTTAAAAAAACCACATACGGGTAAATGATCCATTCAAAGTGCAAGACAGATCAATGGATTTTAGTGTAAGagttgaaaaaattcataatataGCTTGATTCTTCATTGCAACCAATGTTTAAGAAACTATTACCTGCCAAATTTTGATGTAACatcaaaaaaaatccataattacCTTAAAGGTTATTAAAATACTCCTCCCTTTCCCAACTTCATATCTATATGAggccatattttcttaaatatttcaacCAAAACAATGTATTCTGACAGATTGAATGTAGAATCAgatgagaatccagctgtctcctagtatatataaaaatgatttgcAAGAATGTAAACAATATCACATTTCTCACtacattttgttttgaaagatatttttcataaaaaattattACATGCAATAGTTTTATCATTGTTATATTAACATTAATAAAATTTGTCTCAGTTATTAATCTGACATGAATTATATCAATAGATATAACTCTCAAACAAAACCTCTTTGGGTTCCTTGATAATTATTGAGAGACTAAATTTTGAGGCCCAACATTTTGAAATCCACTGCACTATAGCCACTAAAATCAGGGGGATGTCAGCTCTGGGAAGAAAATATACACAATGAAACAGGTGCATATTATGCCAGAATGTGTGAAAGCTATCAGACTgttgaattacattttaaaaaatgacataggCATCAACATGAAGGAGCCCTTCCCCTACCCACCCAAGCCAAATTTGAGTAATTTGAACATCAAGAATAGTCATAATTGATTAAAATATATCCAGTATACAACCAACCATGAGTTCCTAGAGTTTAAAAACCACAACCACAACAAAGAAATCTCATCGGTCACCTTTCAAGGTTGCTAAGATACAAACTTATCTTTCTGAAAATTGGTAAAGgttaaagaaattaaacatttgtcCAGCTTTTCCTaaactatttcagaaaaaaaatagttgatgAATTTATCTTCATTAAAGTTCAGTTAATACAGAAGGAACATGGTTAGGAAAACACCGCTTGCAACCCTTAATAAATAGAGCTAGTATCAATATTCAGTGGATGCTAAACCTATTAAGTGAAAGATAGAAAATTTAATTGATGGATCAGGTTGACAATATCTAAACTGATTAACCTTAATATCACTGAGGGAGGCAGCTAGCCATTTTGTGCTTGTGAAGTGATGAAAAGAAAGTACACACCACCCTCATGAACTATTCTTGCCAAAAGCAATCAATTCTGCAGATCTACCTACCAATCTATGGGGAACCTGTGGCatagaaatgcaattaaaaagtAATCACAAATAACTAATCAGCCAAATTCAGATTATAAAAAAGGTTACAGGACAAATAACCAGTTCTTCAGCTGTTTAAATGGCATGGCAAACAAAATTTTGGGGCTGGGCTCGGGGACAGGGACTAAATCGATTAAGAGAAACCTCAGAGAcatcaaataaacagaagaaGCCTTATTTGGCTCCttatctgaaaggaaaaaaaacaacaacaacaacgataaAAAGGTATTTCTGAGACAACCTGGAAAATAAGGTATTGGGTGATACTGAAAATGGGCATTAAACACGGATTGGGTATTGGGTGATATTGTTAGGTGTGGTAAATTGCTTATCTGTGAAAGATATGTATTTGTATGTCTGTATGTATTTAGAGGTATGTATTTCATGAATTTAAAATACTCCAAGAAAAAAAGTGGAGGATAAAACAAGTTCAGTAAAATGCCGATAGTTACGAAACCTGGGTGCAGGTacatggggtgagggtgggggttgttatatcattttaattttgtgtgtctttgaaggttttctataataaaaacaaaatcaaatagcATTCTGTAGAAACCTATATTGATAATATAGCATACAAAATAAGTACATGTCATATACTTACTCACAATAAGCACATGTGCTTGATGAATTTATAatcctaaaaaaaagaaaatgaaaaaagacataACAACGTAAGATCACTCAAAGTAATGCTGAATCTGAATGATGCAAGCAGTAAGTGCAATAGCTCCACAAAGATTTACATTACTATAGTTGCAGGGATATTGTTTACCCTACTAAAAAGAAATccactcaaaaatatttctgcttGTTTTCAATTCTCCCAGCTATTCTATTATAGATACAGATATTTCAATCCTGGGCTTCaatggaaacaaaatagaaactcTCAAAAGTAGATAGAAAAAACACATCTGTCTTGCCCAGTAAAATAATTTGGTGTTAAAGCACAATCTTAAATAGCAAAAAAATGCAGAAACACATAAAATGTTTATCAGCAAAGATCAGTAGAATATTTCAAGGTAATGAACACAAatagtttaaagaaaaatctttacaAACGTTTTCCTTAAATCACAACAATCCAAGCCATAAATTAAAATATGGCCACAATATTAATACTACATGTCCCATAACAAGCTAAACTGATGTGCTGCACTTGGTGTGAACACAGAATGATCACACCTAGTTGATATGCTCTGAAAAGACACAAAGATCAAGATCTcaaaaaattcagagaaatatTATCATGGATACAATTTGTAAATGAGTACACAACCTACATGTGAAACAAGCAGATTGGACTAAAATTTTCAGTTGAGTGAAATTAGACCGCTCAGTCACGCTATCACCCACAGGCTGGGTTGAGTGAAATTAAATGCTAACTATGCTAAtgacagataatttttaaatcttttcactAATAATGCACTTTCATGTATCTGTGGTCATAAAGAAGCTTCACCTCCTCCcaaatcattccactataaacTTATAGTTATCAAAAATAActtatttgcatttctgttttGGCCAACAAAGAAAAAGCAAGTATTAAACAGACAATAAGAGAATAAGGGGGCAGGGGAGAACTCATTATTCAAGGCCTGCAATATTATATAAACTGAAAAATGCATTAGAGGCTCAAAATAATAACACATTATACATCTATTGAGGATTATTCTTTTAATTACATGTCCTAAAACATACCTACATACTATGAGTTACCATACGTAGTATCAAGCTTTGAGTTTACTTGCTACTTGGCCCATTAGGCCAACCCTAAAAAATGCTTACCATtgaaatggaaattaattttccatttcaatactgaatttgaaatatttgtattttgtttcaatattgaaatttgttttatattgagTTCTGCTCCTAAGATCAGCCTGAAATGttttatccagttttttttttttaaggtgtggGAAGcctattataaaataattgagtCTCTCTTTTCAGTGTTAACTATGTAGTAAACAAATTTGCAGCCAGGTCTTGCATATCTGTCCCATCTTGATATAATAATTTGTCATCATTTTAAGAGTATAATacttacattaggtatatgtTTTGTTCAAATTAAACAGATTACAAAGGAAACTTAATTTGATGTTTTTTAATAGACGTTACAAATTTAAAATCTCAAAACCTGtggaaaaaagtttttaagaacAGTCTACCTTGGTAAAACTCCCATCTCTTTCTGTCCTCTtctatttttccattcatcttctgAATAGCATTTTTCCTCTCCTCTTAAAGAGAAATTCATATAAATCATTAGTACCTGTCATCTATTAATACATCCAGTTCAATCTGAACCTTCAAGTCATGTCTTACCTCTAAAGCAATTTGAATCCAATGAATCAGATGAGCAATTGATTCCAAAAGCCatgttaaaaaagcaaaatacattTGAGAATACTCCAGTGTTATATATTCCAGTACAGATTAGTGTCAACAAAACACTAAGCATTCGATATTTATTTGAAGGGCTTAAAGACAGTAGTAATGCTAGAATCTGGACCCATGCTTTCAACTTCATTCTTATCAAAtagttaaaataagtaaaaaataagctGCATTATTAGTATATTGAATCCCACTTAGCAAGGTATAAAGACTATTAAGTGCAAAATGGTTttccaagtgtttttttttttcgtccTGGTAATCAACCTTCTATCAGACTTCCATCATCATACAACTGGAATTGCTTCCATAGAGTCACCAGTAGGAAAttagatttctttcaaaaatctACTTCCAGGCCTCCACACACTCCTCTCCCAATCCCCCTTAAGTATTCAATTTCTTTCCTGAAGTAGATCTTCCATAAATATTACAATATTAAGGACTAAATTTTAATGAATGCAAgtcagagaaaatgaaagaacattaaCTATCATTCAAAACtccctttaaaaaatgtgtttccaacttacatttttaacttctcccataattccctttaaaaaagatgaacacaAAATCTCTCTAGTAATGACTTTATTCATGAATCTATAATggaattcaaaatagcaaagaacaTGAAAATTTTCAGATTAGTATTTATTAACCAAATGCATCAGAAAATACATCTATTTTCACATAACAAAAGTGCCTAAAATGCACGTGAGAATATAAATATTCTCCACTTTGTGGAACTTCAAGATAATGAAAAATTGCTTAACACAGTTTGACACAAAAACTCATTACCTGCaaatacagaagaaataaaagaactcATTACATcgcaaatacaaaagaaatcaaaTGCAACTGGCAAAATAACCATTTCATGGCTAATCTTTTGGTAAAGTGCTATTTtcatactgaaaaaagaaattagaaaagatcaaaaattttaaattctgaacCATCATTCGGAAAGTCTGAAGAGTTTTCTTTAGTATTCACTATGTTCATCACATTCATGTGTTCCCAACATGAGACTAAACACTATCtcaaaatcttaaaaaatctttCCATTCACAGATTATTTCCTGGaagttaaaaattattacatCATTGCTAAATGCTTTTCATGATACAGGCGCGTATTAgatacaacaaataatttttcattgttcTAAACATGATCTTTGGTTTAAAGCTGTCCTGTTATCTTTTTTTAGTTGGATGGTGTGGTCAGTAAAAGATTCATACAGCGGCATACTAGTTTTATTTGAGCCATATAAGAAAATAGGCTCAATCACCTAAGGGCAATGAATGGCATGTTATCAAGAATCTGGCGAGATGAATTCCCTGAAATTCATAACTGATGTGTTAACGGAAATCAGTGTTGCTGAACGGTGATTCACTCATTTCCTTTCCTCAATTACCTCTATCATTCATTAACAACATCAACCAATGAGAGGACATTAGTTGGAAAATTCACTAACAGCATTAGCCACTAAGAGGAAAtcggctggaaaaaaaaattaatctgaacAAAGGTACACAGATGCAAATCTTAAGCAGATTAAGACAGACCAACTAAACGGCATATGTAAGCATGGCTGTGGCCacccatacacatacacacacctaatACTTAGAGTATGAATATCTATCATTGCATAGATTCCACCACGTGGAAGAGCTCTATGCCTGTGGGTGTATATACCCTAGAGATCAGAATGGACAGTTCTCTAGAATTAATGAGACTTTGAATGATGCAAATGTTGGCCGTtccccaaaataaaaagtttttaaattaatagagcAATAGGATGCAAATACTGGGCAAATTATAAGAAGTCATAAAGTTGAATCTCAGAAAGAACATGTTCAGTTTTGTAACTGAAGgctgttgataatttcttctctctctctttgaataATGAAATGCAAATGCCTTTTAGCAATGGCAGCATTCAAATCCCACAAAAAATCAAGCAGGGCCCCCTTAAGGAGTACCTCCATTGGCATAAACTGTAAAACCTGCTGGGGTGAGTCAGAGTTAAGCAAAGTGCTCAACAATTCATTCACACTCTGCAAATATTGGAAAACTGGGTTTGGAAGGTCCTGATAACCAACACATAGCAGGACTGCGCAGGTCCTCAGGGGATCAGAGGATGTGGGACAAAAAAAAGTGATGAATCTAAAACAACTGTGGAGTacaaagatcaaaccagccataaATCTTGTGAAACAAGAAAGTACAGGCAAAATCATAACATCTCCTGTATGAAGCTCCCGCAATGAATGTAGAAGGCAGtccaaaaataaatgctggtaaGTTGGATCTCCATCATGAAGCAATGAACAGCTAAAAGTTGTGAGTTCAGCTGATTCTAGGAGTCGAACTTCCAATGGTATATGCATTTTGATATTATGGGGAGTCGAAAAGCCCACCAGCAGGCACTTTATTTGATTGCTGGGTTCTACAACCTGCTCATCCTGAAGGCACTCAGTAAGGCTACACAATTCGGAAAATATCAGTTCTTCAGAAAAAACATGACAAGAACAAGAATACTGCTGTTTTGGCCTAAACTTGGAATCCAAATTAAAAGCTCCTCCTAATGACTTTTCAATTgcttcattgagagtttttaaaatttcaccatTGCAAAAAGGAGAACACTTTACCTTTGGCAGTTTCTTTCCCTCCAAAATATGCCATAAGTGACACTCAAGATTGGAAGCTGTTCCTTCTAAAATAGAACTTTGCCCAGGATGATATACACCATGTTCTTCAGCCCAACTATTAAAGTATCCTTTGGCTACTTTATCTTTCCATGAAAGGGCTTCTAGCATCTTCCTTTcattataagttttaaaatatttgttcctCTGCCCAAACCATTTTGTATTTGTACTACAACCAATACTAGATTTCTTTACTAGCCAATTATTTCTGGAAAGATGCTTCAGTTGAAATTTTTGCATAAAATATTGTACAGCACAATCCCTTAAATTATTCAGCTTTTCTTGTTCCGCCTTTCCCATGCACTCAAACAGACGAATGTTTTCAGAAATAGTCTCTAGCTGATATTTATGAAAGAACACACAACATTCTTCATGTCTCTTAAGAAAAGAATCAGGAATCACATGATAGGGAAAGAGggctttccttttcatttcagtCCCAAAATTCAAGGTCATCTTAGATAACAGAGGATGGATGGCCTCTCTCCCCTTATAGTGGAGGCAAACCACATAGACTTC comes from Symphalangus syndactylus isolate Jambi chromosome 11, NHGRI_mSymSyn1-v2.1_pri, whole genome shotgun sequence and encodes:
- the CMTR2 gene encoding cap-specific mRNA (nucleoside-2'-O-)-methyltransferase 2 is translated as MSKCRKTLVQQLTSPASFSPDILADIFELFAKNFSYGKPLNNEWQLPDPSEIFTCDHTEFNAFLELKNSLNEVKNLLSDKKLDEWHEHTAFTNKAGKIISHVRKSVNAELCTQAWCKFHEILCSFPLIPQEAFQNGKLNSLHLCEAPGAFIASLNHYLKSHRFPCHWSWVANTLNPYHEANDDLMMIMDDRLIANTLHWWYFGPDNTGDIMTLKFLTGLQNFISSMATVHLVTADGSFDCQGNPGEQEALVSSLHYCEVVTALTTLGNGGSFVLKMFTMFEHCSINLMYLLNCCFDQVHVFKPATSKAGNSEVYVVCLHYKGREAIHPLLSKMTLNFGTEMKRKALFPYHVIPDSFLKRHEECCVFFHKYQLETISENIRLFECMGKAEQEKLNNLRDCAVQYFMQKFQLKHLSRNNWLVKKSSIGCSTNTKWFGQRNKYFKTYNERKMLEALSWKDKVAKGYFNSWAEEHGVYHPGQSSILEGTASNLECHLWHILEGKKLPKVKCSPFCNGEILKTLNEAIEKSLGGAFNLDSKFRPKQQYSCSCHVFSEELIFSELCSLTECLQDEQVVEPSNQIKCLLVGFSTPHNIKMHIPLEVRLLESAELTTFSCSLLHDGDPTYQHLFLDCLLHSLRELHTGDVMILPVLSCFTRFMAGLIFVLHSCFRFITFFCPTSSDPLRTCAVLLCVGYQDLPNPVFQYLQSVNELLSTLLNSDSPQQVLQFMPMEVLLKGALLDFLWDLNAAIAKRHLHFIIQREREEIINSLQLQN